Proteins encoded by one window of Taeniopygia guttata chromosome 1A, bTaeGut7.mat, whole genome shotgun sequence:
- the LOC100219177 gene encoding poly(U)-specific endoribonuclease, with protein sequence MASGRAFNRELSKLFNEMWDADVHRLRPGKDYTIDVQGKAGPAQPGDSAVQDNAARHLFHNVNEERLRSIKTFATFISLLDNYETSTGIAEVVTPEEIAENNSFLDAILATEVMRLAHDYLLKKNLAKPNLADFKHQLYDIWFQLYARKGDRPDSCGFEHVFVGETRHGKEILGLHNWVQFYLQEKRNQIDYKGYVARKNKTRPDKDDQVLSIQFSWKGSVKPVGSTFIGVSPEFEFALYTVIFLLSEERVTRETVKIDEYELQVVVWRHGHHIGTAYPVLLSTTSED encoded by the exons ATGGCAAGTGG GAGGGCCTTTAATCGTGAACTTTCTAAGCTCTTCAATGAGATGTGGGATGCAGATGTTCACCGCCTGAGGCCTGGGAAAGACTACACAATTGATGTGCAG ggaaaagcaggtccagcacagccaggtgaCAGTGCTGTCCAGGATAATGCAGCCAGACATCTGTTTCACAATGTAAACGAAGAACGCCTGAGGAGCATAAAAACTTTTGCAA CCTTTATTTCCTTATTGGACAACTATGAGACATCAACTGGTATAGCAGAAGTAGTGACTCCAGAAGAAATAGCTGAAAACAATTCTTTCCTTGATGCTATCTTAGCAACAGAAGTCATGAGA CTAGCTCATGACtatctgctgaaaaaaaacctaGCAAAGCCAAACCTTGCTGATTTCAAACATCAGCTTTATGACATCTGGTTCCAGCTCTATGCCAGGAAAGGAGACAG ACCTGATTCTTGTGGTTTTGAACACGTTTTTGTTGGAGAAACAAGGCATGGTAAAGAGATCTTAGGTTTGCACAACTGGGTGCAATTTTACCTTCAGGAAAAACGCAATCAGATTGATTACAAGGGATACGTGGCTCGGAAGAACAAAACCAGG CCTGATAAAGATGACCAAGTTTTGAGCATCCAGTTCAGCTGGAAGGGCTCAGTCAAGCCAGTTGGAAGCACCTTTATTGGTGTCAGCCCGGAGTTTGAATTTGCCCTTTACACAGTCATTTTCCTGCTGTCTGAAGAAAGAGTCACACGTGAAACAGTGAAGATAGACGAGTACGAGCTACAGGTGGTTGTCTGGCGCCATGGGCACCACATTGGAACAGCATATCCAGTACTGCTCAGCACCACTAGTGAAGATTAG
- the CYB5R3 gene encoding NADH-cytochrome b5 reductase 3: protein MGAQLSVLRQVVTYPIWFIYTAFMRLFRNPQPAITLKDPEVKYALRLIDKEEVSHDTRRFRFALPSMEHVLGLPLGQHIYLSARIDGALVVRPYTPVSSDDDKGFVDLIVKVYFRGVHPKFPDGGKMSQYLDSLKIGDTIDFRGPSGLLVYKGKGKFDIRPEKKAEPVTKTVKYVGMIAGGTGITPMLQIIRAIIKDKDDPTICQLLFANQTEKDILLRSELDEIQAQNPGRFKCWYTLDTAPENWEYSQGFVNQEMIRDHLPPPQSDVLILMCGPPPMIQYACIPNLDKLGYAKDMRFSF, encoded by the exons ATGGGGGCACAGCTCAGCGTG ttgCGTCAGGTTGTGACATACCCAATATGGTTCATCTACACTGCCTTCATGAGGCTCTTCAGGAATCCCCAGCCTGCAATTACCCTCAAGGACCCAGAAGTGAAGTATGCACTGAGGCTGATTGATAAGGAG GAAGTTAGTCATGACACAAGGAGATTCCGATTTGCTCTCCCTTCCATGGAGCACGTTCTGGGTCTCCCTCTAG GGCAGCACATCTACCTGTCTGCACGGATTGATGGAGCTCTGGTTGTCAGACCTTACACTCCAGTTTCCAGTGATGATGACAAGGGCTTTGTGGATCTTATTGTGAAG GTCTACTTCAGAGGTGTCCATCCCAAGTTTCCTGATGGAGGGAAGATGTCTCAATACTTGGACAGCCTGAAAATAGGGGACACCATTGACTTCAGAGGACCAAGTGGCCTCCTTGTGTACAAAGGAAAAG GCAAGTTTGATATTCGGCCAGAAAAGAAAGCTGAACCAGTTACCAAGACAGTGAAATACGTGGGGATGATTGCAGGGGGGACTG GGATAACACCTATGCTGCAGATCATTCGAGCAATCATAAAGGACAAAGATGACCCCACCATTTGCCAGCTGCTGTTTGCTAATCAG ACTGAGAAGGATATCCTGTTACGTTCCGAGCTCGATGAGATCCAGGCTCAGAATCCCGGCCGCTTCAAGTGTTGGTACACGCTGGACACAGCACCTGAAA ATTGGGAATACAGCCAAGGATTTGTGAACCAAGAGATGATCCGAGAccacctgcccccacctcagaGCGATGTTCTGATCCTCATGTGTGGACCTCCTCCAATGATCCAGTATGCTTGCATTCCCAACCTGGACAAACTGGGCTATGCCAAGGACATGAGGTTCTCCTTCTAA